A region of uncultured Draconibacterium sp. DNA encodes the following proteins:
- a CDS encoding sulfatase produces the protein MTVKIISQRILILVLVAFTGFGCANQQKEESKQRPNIVFIMSDDHAFQAISAYGGPLAKLAPTPSIDRLAEGGMRFNQCMVTNSICGPSRATILSGKYSHLNGFIDNTGGSHFDFSQNSYAKVLQKAGYKTAVIGKLHLGGTPTGFDYFDILPGQGRYYNPRFINQEGEYNMEGYTTEIITDKTINWLESEKESEQPFMVMMWHKAPHRPWEPGPNELGMYENTTFPEPETLFDNYDTRDAAAKNNMTIANTMFIDRDLKMTDKPRAGYTEEQQEQWEAVYQPIYEKFREENPTGKELVRFKYQRYMRDYLACISAVDKSVGKLLDYLKESGLDKNTIVIYSSDQGFYLGEHGWFDKRWMYKESLNTPLLVSWPGVIKAGSVNNDLVSNLDFAETLIDVAGAEIPEEMQGESLLPIFNGETPADWRDAHYYHYYEHPSEHAVMRHYGITTDKYKLIHFYYDIDDWELYDLEKDPMEMNNIYDDPAYADVQAQLHIQLEELRKKYGDNDELNQKFIEEYKEKVKANPRIEYWKYW, from the coding sequence ATGACTGTCAAAATTATTTCACAACGAATTTTAATCCTTGTTTTAGTTGCTTTCACAGGTTTTGGTTGTGCCAATCAGCAGAAAGAAGAAAGCAAACAGCGACCAAATATTGTCTTCATCATGAGCGACGACCACGCTTTTCAGGCCATTAGTGCTTATGGTGGTCCGTTGGCCAAACTGGCGCCAACTCCAAGTATCGACCGGCTGGCCGAGGGTGGAATGCGTTTTAACCAGTGTATGGTTACCAATTCAATTTGCGGTCCTTCGCGGGCAACAATTCTTAGTGGAAAATACAGTCATTTAAACGGTTTTATTGATAACACCGGAGGCTCGCATTTTGATTTTAGTCAGAATTCGTACGCTAAAGTGCTGCAAAAGGCCGGGTACAAAACTGCGGTAATTGGTAAGTTGCATCTGGGAGGTACGCCAACCGGTTTCGATTATTTTGATATTCTTCCAGGGCAGGGCCGCTATTACAATCCACGCTTCATAAACCAGGAGGGAGAGTACAATATGGAAGGGTACACCACCGAAATTATTACCGACAAAACAATTAACTGGCTGGAAAGCGAAAAAGAATCGGAGCAGCCGTTTATGGTAATGATGTGGCACAAAGCACCTCACCGCCCCTGGGAACCCGGGCCCAATGAACTGGGAATGTATGAGAACACCACTTTCCCCGAGCCGGAAACATTGTTTGATAATTACGATACCCGCGATGCGGCGGCAAAAAACAACATGACTATTGCCAATACCATGTTTATCGACCGCGATTTGAAAATGACCGACAAACCCCGCGCCGGTTACACCGAAGAGCAACAAGAACAGTGGGAGGCTGTTTATCAGCCAATCTATGAAAAGTTCAGAGAAGAAAATCCTACCGGAAAAGAATTGGTGCGATTTAAATATCAGCGATACATGCGCGATTATCTGGCATGTATTTCGGCTGTCGATAAAAGTGTTGGAAAATTGCTGGATTACCTCAAAGAATCGGGTTTAGATAAAAATACGATCGTTATCTATTCGTCCGATCAGGGATTTTACCTGGGCGAACACGGTTGGTTTGATAAACGCTGGATGTATAAAGAGTCGTTAAATACACCATTGTTGGTTAGCTGGCCCGGAGTAATTAAAGCCGGATCGGTGAACAACGATTTGGTTTCGAACCTCGATTTTGCAGAAACGTTGATTGATGTTGCCGGTGCTGAAATTCCGGAAGAAATGCAGGGAGAAAGTCTGCTACCGATTTTTAATGGCGAAACTCCTGCCGACTGGCGCGATGCACACTACTATCATTACTACGAACATCCGTCGGAGCACGCGGTAATGCGCCACTATGGAATTACCACCGATAAATACAAACTCATTCACTTCTACTACGACATCGACGATTGGGAATTGTACGACCTGGAGAAAGATCCGATGGAAATGAATAATATTTACGACGATCCGGCTTATGCGGATGTTCAGGCACAACTACATATTCAGCTGGAAGAATTGCGCAAAAAGTATGGTGACAACGATGAGCTGAACCAGAAATTTATTGAGGAGTACAAGGAAAAGGTAAAAGCCAATCCACGAATTGAATACTGGAAATACTGGTAG